One Candidatus Lokiarchaeota archaeon DNA window includes the following coding sequences:
- a CDS encoding glycosyltransferase, translated as MSDPLKLLMYNPLSTRMGGGGDRWLAEVIPRLVGKGINVTLMTTSFIPKSYRATSTKDHVERIIQAGARYIEIPCSSVFERINHPMLSGQSLLALSGAIRKHDCVYFLNAYAFQDMLVNLATIIAPGVPVISAQHASMFQGQILKDTYTKTISRALLECFDAFHVLNREDYETYKKWGLDKVFLIPNGVDVDWFSPAKSEKTNDFQVLSVGRLDQQKGIDVLIQAITLLNQELDESLRPRFRICGTGPLAEKVDEFAQRTHNVSYLGFVGEKELLRRYRRADLFVMPSKRETFGLVAMEAMSCGVPVITSDIPGPRTFVERDYGMMVPPSNPRALAKAIQRFYTLWKEKPDAYKKMGELAREKCVKEYNWNRIVDRLTKMIQTVSEF; from the coding sequence ATGTCGGACCCACTGAAGCTGCTTATGTATAACCCTCTAAGCACACGAATGGGTGGCGGTGGTGATAGATGGCTGGCCGAAGTTATTCCCCGTCTTGTCGGAAAGGGAATTAATGTCACTTTGATGACAACCTCATTCATTCCGAAGAGCTACCGAGCAACATCAACAAAAGACCATGTTGAGAGGATTATCCAAGCCGGTGCTAGGTACATCGAAATCCCTTGTTCCTCAGTTTTCGAGAGGATCAATCACCCAATGCTTTCTGGACAATCACTTCTAGCTCTCAGCGGAGCAATCCGGAAACATGATTGTGTATATTTTCTAAATGCATACGCTTTCCAAGATATGCTTGTGAATCTGGCGACAATTATAGCCCCAGGTGTACCTGTGATCAGTGCACAACATGCTAGCATGTTTCAGGGCCAGATCTTGAAAGACACCTACACTAAGACCATTTCCCGGGCTCTTCTGGAATGCTTCGATGCATTTCATGTCTTGAATAGAGAGGACTACGAGACATACAAGAAATGGGGATTGGATAAAGTCTTCTTGATTCCCAATGGTGTCGATGTTGACTGGTTTTCACCTGCCAAATCCGAGAAAACAAATGATTTTCAGGTGCTGTCTGTTGGAAGACTAGACCAGCAGAAAGGTATTGACGTACTCATACAAGCTATCACCCTGCTGAATCAAGAACTTGATGAATCACTTCGTCCTCGATTCCGAATATGTGGGACTGGACCACTTGCCGAAAAAGTCGACGAGTTTGCTCAAAGGACACATAATGTCTCCTATCTTGGCTTTGTTGGGGAAAAAGAATTGCTACGCCGGTACAGAAGAGCGGACCTGTTCGTCATGCCCTCCAAGCGCGAGACATTTGGGCTGGTTGCTATGGAAGCAATGTCTTGCGGGGTTCCTGTAATCACATCTGATATCCCTGGACCCCGAACTTTTGTTGAGCGTGACTATGGAATGATGGTTCCTCCTAGCAACCCGAGAGCTCTTGCAAAGGCAATTCAACGGTTCTATACCTTGTGGAAAGAGAAGCCAGATGCATACAAGAAAATGGGTGAGCTGGCTCGAGAGAAATGCGTAAAGGAATACAACTGGAATCGAATTGTTGATAGGCTTACCAAAATGATACAAACTGTTTCAGAATTCTAG